The Pyrus communis chromosome 9, drPyrComm1.1, whole genome shotgun sequence genome has a segment encoding these proteins:
- the LOC137744793 gene encoding ubiquitin-conjugating enzyme E2 28-like, producing the protein MASKRILKELKDLQKDPPTSCSAGPVAEDMFHWQATIMGPPESPYAGGVFLVTIHFPPDYPFKPPKVAFRTKVFHPNINSNGSICLDILKEQWSPALTISKVLLSICSLLTDPNPDDPLVPEIAHMYKTDRAKYESTARSWTQKYSMG; encoded by the exons ATGGCGTCGAAACGCATCTTGAAAGAGCTCAAGGATTTGCAGAAGGATCCTCCAACTTCTTGCAGCGCAG GTCCTGTGGCTGAGGACATGTTTCATTGGCAAGCAACGATTATGGGACCTCCTGAGAGCCCATACGCAGGAGGTGTATTCCTGGTCACCATTCATTTCCCTCCAGATTATCCTTTCAAGCCCCCCAAG GTTGCATTTAGGACTAAGGTCTTCCATCCGAATATCAATAGCAATGGAAGCATTTGCCTTGATATCCTGAAAGAGCAATGGAGCCCAGCACTTACTATCTCTAAG GTATTGCTCTCAATCTGCTCATTGTTGACTGACCCAAATCCCGACGACCCTCTTGTGCCGGAGATTGCACACATGTACAAAACTGATCGAGCCAAGTACGAATCCACCGCACGTAGCTGGACTCAGAAGTATTCAATGGGTTGA
- the LOC137746053 gene encoding thioredoxin H9-like, which yields MGSCASKGETKEDDYEDKIEFTGANVHLITTTEAWDQKMEEAKKDGKVVIANFSATWCGPCKIIAPLYRELSEQYTSLMFLVVDVDELTDFSTSWDIKATPTFFFLRDGQQIDKLVGANKPELQKKIVSVVESIETCEK from the exons ATGGGATCTTGCGCGAGCAAG GGTGAAACTAAAGAAGACGATTATGAAGATAAAATTGAGTTTACTGGTGCGAATGTGCACCTCATCACCACTACCGAAGCTTGGGATCAAAAGATGGAAGAAGCAAAAAAGGATGGCAAAGTT GTGATTGCAAACTTCAGCGCAACATGGTGTGGCCCTTGCAAAATAATTGCACCACTATACCGCGAGTTATCCGAGCAATACACTTCTCTAATGTTCCTTGTGGTCGATGTTGATGAATTGACT GACTTCAGCACTTCATGGGACATCAAAGCCACTcctactttcttcttccttcgggATGGGCAGCAAATCGACAAGCTGGTGGGTGCCAACAAGCCAGAGTTGCAGAAGAAGATAGTTTCCGTTGTAGAGTCGATTGAAACGTGTGAAAAATAG
- the LOC137744882 gene encoding receptor-like protein kinase FERONIA, producing MIMNTAGFVAVFVFVFLSIHVVLSANYVPSDKIFLNCGGPPETTDSDGLKWTSDVGSKFASGGNSSTTSAAATQDPAVPDVPFMTARVFRSKFTYKFPVASGRKFIRLYFYPASYSGLNASNAVFTVTAQSYTILKNFSVAQTTEALDYVYITKEFSVNVDGETLDVSFAPSAGVANAFAFVNGIEIVSMPDIYSATDGTTMIVGQSAPFYIDNTTALENVYRLNVGGNDISPPDDTGLFRSWYDDTQYLLGAAFGVTETADPNMTISYPTSMPTYVAPQDVYSTARSMGPNARINLNYNLTWIFSIDSGFSYLVRLHFCEVAQNITKVNQRVFDIFLNNQTAQSGADVVAWAGGNGIPVYKDYVVFVPNGSPQVDLWLELHPDTSNKPNYYNSILNGVEIFKINDTTGNLGGLNPVPLPKQDNIDPAKARLSAGHGKPKSGQRAIISGGVSGGIAVALVLGFLAVCVSRRRRQGKDASSNDGPSGWLPLSLYGNSHSAGSAKTNTTGSYASSLPSNLCRHFSFAEIKSATNNFDEALILGVGGFGKVYKGEVDGGTTKVAIKRGSALSDQGVHEFQTEIEMLSKLRHRHLVSLIGYCEENCEMILVYDYMAYGTLREHLYKTQKPPLSWKQRLEICIGAARGLHYLHTGAKHTIIHRDVKTTNILLDEKWVAKVSDFGLSKTGPTLDNTHVSTVVKGSFGYLDPEYFRRQQLTEKSDVYSFGVVLFEILCARPALNPTLPKEQVSLAEWAAHCHKKGILEHILDPHLKGKITPECFKKFAETAMKCVSDQSIDRPSMGDVLWNLEFALQLQQSAEESGKGIGGRMDIEEEEPLVDYKGKKDPDAMPGYDGNVTDSRSTGMSMSIGGRSLASVDSDGLTPSAVFSQIMQPKGR from the coding sequence ATGATTATGAACACTGCTGGGTTTGTAGCTGTGTTCGTCTTTGTATTTCTTTCAATCCATGTTGTTTTGTCTGCTAATTATGTCCCATCTGATAAAATCTTCCTAAACTGCGGCGGTCCTCCCGAAACCACCGATTCCGATGGCCTGAAATGGACATCGGATGTGGGCTCTAAGTTTGCATCCGGTGGAAATTCCTCCACCACTTCCGCCGCCGCCACTCAGGACCCTGCAGTCCCTGACGTTCCCTTCATGACTGCGAGGGTCTTCCGCTCCAAATTCACCTACAAATTCCCGGTTGCATCCGGTCGAAAGTTCATCCGCCTATACTTTTACCCTGCATCCTATTCCGGCCTCAATGCCTCCAATGCTGTTTTTACTGTCACTGCTCAGTCCTATACTATTCTCAAGAACTTCAGTGTTGCTCAGACAACTGAGGCTCTGGATTATGTTTATATTACCAAGGAGTTTTCTGTCAATGTCGATGGCGAGACGTTGGATGTTTCGTTTGCACCCTCTGCCGGGGTTGCGAATGCGTTTGCATTTGTGAATGGGATTGAGATTGTGTCAATGCCTGATATTTACAGTGCCACTGATGGTACTACCATGATTGTGGGTCAATCGGCTCCCTTCTACATTGATAATACTACTGCACTTGAGAATGTTTATCGGTTAAATGTGGGTGGGAATGATATCTCGCCGCCAGATGATACGGGTCTGTTCAGGTCCTGGTATGATGACACCCAGTACCTCTTAGGGGCAGCATTTGGGGTTACCGAAACTGCTGATCCAAACATGACGATTAGTTACCCTACGAGCATGCCTACATATGTTGCACCACAAGATGTCTATTCCACTGCCAGATCAATGGGGCCAAATGCACGAATCAACCTCAATTACAACTTGACTTGGATTTTCTCAATCGACTCTGGATTCTCGTACCTGGTTAGGCTACATTTCTGTGAGGTTGCCCAAAATATAACCAAGGTTAATCAACGAGTATTCGATATCTTTCTCAACAATCAAACTGCTCAGTCTGGAGCTGATGTTGTTGCCTGGGCCGGAGGCAATGGAATTCCGGTGTACAAGGATTACGTGGTGTTTGTTCCAAATGGGAGTCCACAGGTGGATCTATGGCTTGAACTGCATCCAGACACTAGTAATAAGCCAAATTACTATAATTCGATCCTAAACGGAGTTGAGATATTCAAGATTAATGATACAACCGGTAACCTTGGAGGGCTTAATCCTGTTCCTCTTCCCAAGCAGGATAACATTGATCCAGCCAAGGCTAGACTATCAGCAGGTCATGGCAAGCCGAAGAGTGGTCAAAGAGCAATTATCTCTGGAGGAGTTAGTGGTGGAATTGCCGTAGCCCTCGTCCTTGGTTTCTTGGCTGTTTGTGTGTCACGCCGCCGTAGACAAGGGAAGGACGCAAGTTCAAATGATGGGCCATCTGGCTGGCTCCCTCTTTCTTTATATGGAAACTCACACTCTGCAGGTTCTGCAAAGACAAACACAACAGGAAGTTATGCTTCCTCCCTTCCTTCAAATCTTTGTCGACACTTCTCGTTTGCTGAGATCAAATCTGCCACCAACAACTTTGATGAGGCTCTAATCCTCGGGGTGGGAGGCTTTGGAAAGGTTTACAAGGGTGAAGTTGATGGTGGAACAACCAAAGTAGCAATCAAGCGTGGAAGTGCACTGTCTGACCAGGGTGTGCATGAATTCCAAACTGAGATTGAAATGCTCTCAAAGCTTCGCCATCGTCATCTCGTTTCTCTGATTGGCTATTGTGAAGAAAACTGTGAAATGATCCTTGTTTATGATTACATGGCTTACGGAACCCTGCGTGAGCATCTGTACAAAACTCAAAAGCCCCCTCTATCCTGGAAGCAAAGGCTTGAGATTTGTATTGGGGCTGCTCGCGGTTTGCATTATCTTCACACTGGTGCCAAGCACACAATCATCCACCGAGATGTGAAGACAACTAATATTCTCTTAGACGAGAAGTGGGTCGCAAAGGTTTCGGATTTTGGACTGTCAAAAACAGGTCCTACATTGGACAACACGCACGTCAGCACTGTCGTGAAAGGTAGCTTTGGGTATTTGGATCCAGAGTACTTCAGGCGGCAACAACTGACGGAAAAATCTGATGTCTACTCATTTGGGGTTGTCCTTTTCGAGATCTTATGTGCTCGCCCGGCCTTGAACCCAACGCTTCCAAAGGAGCAAGTGAGCTTAGCAGAGTGGGCTGCCCATTGCCACAAGAAAGGCATTCTGGAGCACATCCTCGACCCTCATCTCAAGGGGAAGATAACGCCAGAGTGCTTCAAGAAGTTCGCTGAGACAGCAATGAAATGCGTTTCAGACCAAAGCATCGACAGGCCATCAATGGGAGATGTTCTTTGGAACCTTGAGTTCGCTTTGCAGCTACAGCAGAGTGCAGAAGAGAGCGGCAAGGGTATCGGTGGACGAATGGACATCGAGGAAGAGGAGCCCCTCGTGGACTATAAAGGGAAGAAGGACCCCGACGCAATGCCCGGCTATGATGGTAATGTAACAGACTCAAGGAGCACCGGAATGAGCATGAGCATAGGCGGCCGGAGCCTAGCTAGCGTCGACTCTGATGGTTTGACACCAAGTGCCGTGTTCTCGCAAATCATGCAGCCTAAAGGACGTTAG
- the LOC137744833 gene encoding mannan endo-1,4-beta-mannosidase 6-like — protein MVPQNIILVTIFMIFIDHCSSTFFDASRVEQMETVAEEAEDHLTYPSPNDWVEEVNGGMEDDEWHLVQKKGNQFVVNNQPFYVNGFNTYWLMVFAADQSTKGKVTDVFKQASSVGLTVCRTWAFNDGQWRALQKSPSVYDEEVFKALDFVISEARKYKIRLILSLTNNWDAYGGKSQYVKWGKAAGVNLTSDDDFFSHPTLKSYYKAHVKTVLNRVNTLTNITYKDDPTIFAWELMNEPQCTSDPSGDKLQDWIQEMAVYVKSIDPKHLVEIGLEGFYGPSAPDRVQFNPNPYAQEVGTDFIRNHQVFGVDFASVHIYADSWISSSISDVHLQFTKSWMEAHIEDAEKYLGMPVMFSEFGVSSKDPSYNSSFRDTLLSTVYKTIFNSMKKGGSGGGSLLWQLFPEGTDYMDDGYAVVLSKSPSTSSIIALHSTRLGLFNSQCSWKCRWGCKKKNPLDAFLLHHDDL, from the exons atggtgCCACAGAACATTATTTTGGTGACCATTTTTATGATTTTCATCGACCATTGTAGTTCTACTTTCTTTGATGCCAGTAGAGTTGAGCAAATGGAAACTGTGGCGGAGGAAGCCGAAGATCATTTAACGTATCCGAGCCCAAATGATTG GGTTGAAGAGGTGAATGGCGGAATGGAAGACGATGAGTGGCACTTAGTGCAGAAGAAAGGGAACCAATTTGTGGTGAATAATCAACCTTTCTATGTGAATGGATTCAACACTTACTGGCTGATGGTATTTGCTGCTGATCAATCCACAAAAGGAAAAGTCACTGATGTGTTTAAACAGGCATCTTCGGTCGGACTAACTGTTTGCAGGACTTGGGCTTTCAACGACGGCCAGTGGCGAGCTCTTCAGAAATCCCCATCAGTTTATGACGAAGAAGTTTTCAAG GCATTGGATTTTGTGATAAGTGAAGCAAGGAAATACAAGATCAGACTCATATTATCTTTAACCAACAACTGGGATGCATATGGTGGAAAATCACAATATGTTAAATGGGGAAAAGCAGCTGGTGTGAATTTGACTTCTGACGACGACTTCTTCTCTCATCCAACACTCAAAAGCTACTACAAGGCCCACGTTAAG ACGGTGCTTAATAGAGTTAATACACTCACAAACATAACTTACAAGGACGATCCCACAATTTTCGCTTGGGAACTGATGAACGAGCCTCAATGCACCTCAGATCCTTCGGGCGATAAACTGCAG GATTGGATACAAGAAATGGCAGTTTATGTTAAGAGCATTGATCCGAAACACTTGGTAGAGATTGGATTGGAAGGATTTTATGGTCCCTCAGCACCTGACCGagttcaattcaatccaaatcCATATGCTCAAGAAGTTGGAACTGATTTCATAAGGAACCACCAGGTTTTCGGTGTCGATTTTGCTTCTGTTCACATTTATGCAGACTCTTG GATATCATCATCAATCTCTGATGTGCATCTCCAATTTACCAAGTCATGGATGGAAGCCCACATTGAGGATGCAGAAAAGTATCTTGGAATGCCGGTCATGTTTTCCGAGTTTGGCGTATCTTCGAAAGACCCCAGCTACAATTCATCATTTAGAGACACCCTTCTCAGCACAGTGTACAAGACCATATTCAATTCTATGAAGAAAGGAGGGAGTGGAGGTGGGAGTCTTTTGTGGCAGCTCTTCCCAGAAGGAACGGACTACATGGACGATGGGTATGCAGTTGTTCTCTCAAAATCTCCTTCAACATCAAGCATCATAGCCCTTCACTCCACAAGACTTGGCCTATTCAACTCTCAATGTTCTTGGAAATGCCGGTGGGGTtgtaagaagaagaatccaCTAGATGCATTCTTGTTACATCACGATGATCTGTAA
- the LOC137744831 gene encoding serine/threonine-protein kinase STN8, chloroplastic-like: MFSLIFHIFCAFGGSKFHMWINKRTRVKVPAFANTSSSSPTEQKVHTSQHNLHTSMAYLHSPSLTTLKHNPKPACFPPSKPSPLHNLCFFTTQLKIQPQRCNAFFGEISDSILETALHLDQFPPLQYGFMQFERITEELSETQKWGFLVFAGVTWIYLTARPGILIGAIDAYLLAPLQLVLDSLIGRRRLKRTDFVIGEKLGEGSFGLVYSGAVVPKNVNMEEMVQRRGRGRAPQLDERFKEKVILKKVKIGVQGAEEFGEFEEWFNYRLSRAAPETCAAFLGSFVADKTTSQFTKGGKWLVWKFEGNQNLDDYMKDRKFPFNLESVMFGRVLQDVDSVKRSALIIKQIMRQIITSLKKIHDTGIVHRDVKPANLVVTKKGQIKLIDFGAATDLRIGKNYIPDRALLDPNFCPPELYVLPEETPNPPPEPIAALLSPILWQLNSPDLFDMYSAGIILLQMAIPSLRSSAGLKNFNSEIKMVKYDLNKWRDYTRLRPDLSLLDLDSGRGWDLATKLVSERGSLRRGRLSAAAALRHPYFLLAGDQAAAVLSKLSFTK, encoded by the exons ATGTTTTCTCttattttccatattttttgtGCATTTGGGGGAAGTAAATTTCACATGTGGATAAATAAGAGGACACGTGTCAAAGTGCCAGCCTTTGCTAACACTTCTAGTAGTTCTCCCACAGAACAAAAGGTTCACACTTCACAACATAACCTCCATACAAGCATGGCCTATCTGCACTCTCCAAGTCTAACCACACTTAAACACAACCCTAAACCTGCATGCTTCCCTCCTTCAAAACCCTCTCCACTTCACAATCTCTGCTTCTTCACAACCCAACTCAAAATCCAGCCTCAGAGATGCAATGCATTCTTCGGCGAAATCTCCGATAGTATATTGGAAACCGCCCTCCATTTGGACCAATTTCCTCCTCTGCAATATGGTTTCATGCAGTTTGAGAGGATCACAGAGGAGCTATCAGAAACACAGAAGTGGGGGTTCCTTGTTTTTGCTGGCGTTACTTGGATATACTTAACCGCGAGGCCGGGGATTCTCATTGGCGCCATTGATGCGTACCTTCTTGCTCCTCTGCAGTTGGTGTTGGACAGCTTGATTGGGAGGAGGAGGTTGAAGAGGACGGACTTTGTGATCGGGGAAAAATTGGGAGAGGGGTCTTTTGGTCTGGTATATTCCGGGGCAGTTGTTCCGAAGAATGTGAATATGGAGGAGATGGTGCAGAGGAGAGGAAGGGGAAGGGCACCACAATTGGATGAGAGGTTTAAGGAGAAGGTCATCCTCAAGAAG GTGAAGATTGGGGTTCAAGGGGCTGAAGAATTTGGCGAATTCGAGGAGTGGTTTAATTACAGGTTGTCTAGAGCAGCACCTGAAACATGTGCTGCGTTCCTGGGAAGTTTTGTTGCTGATAAAACAACATCACAGTTTACGAAGGGTGGAAAGTGGCTCGTCTGGAAATTCGAG GGAAACCAAAACCTTGATGATTACATGAAAGATCGGAAATTCCCTTTTAACTTGGAGTCTGTCATGTTTGGACGTGTCCTGCAAGATGTAGACTCCGTCAAACGCAGTGCATTGATCATCAAGCAAATAATGCGTCAAATTATTACTTCGCTCAAGAAAATCCATGACACGGGCATTGTCCATCGGGATGTAAAGCCAGCGAACTTAGTAGTAACAAAAAAGGGACAGATCAAGCTCATAGATTTCGGGGCAGCCACTGACCTCCGGATTGGAAAGAATTATATACCAGACCGTGCCCTTCTTGACCCTAACTTTTGTCCTCCTGAACTATATGTGCTCCCAGAGGAAACACCGAATCCTCCTCCTGAGCCTATTGCGGCCTTACTTTCTCCGATTCTTTGGCAG CTGAACAGTCCTGATCTGTTTGATATGTATTCTGCGGGAATTATACTACTGCAAATGGCAATACCATCCTTAAGGTCTTCAGCAGGCTTAAAGAATTTCAATTCAGAGATAAAAATGGTTAAATATGATTTGAATAAATGGAGGGACTACACTCGGTTGAGGCCTGACTTGTCACTTCTTGATCTTGATTCGGGTAGAGGGTGGGATCTGGCCACAAAGCTTGTTTCCGAGAGAGGTTCCCTTAGAAGAGGGCGCTTATCTGCCGCTGCTGCTCTAAGGcatccttatttcttgctagcTGGTGACCAGGCAGCTGCAGTTCTCTCAAAATTAAGTTTTACCAAATAG
- the LOC137744832 gene encoding serine/threonine-protein kinase AtPK2/AtPK19-like — MVSSQLPGLTKAHMCKPIQTQLLFPLETVDGAVSDHLELDFDDVFGPLPVQTSVEVNLANSASTEDATELIYDDPVVIHNRSHSLVGPSSFVNQSLKLSKLTISDTEDSVELVECVKGNTFKEFQEPFIDDGVNEKPLEIIDENPMKIESVGIEDFEVLKVVGQGAFAKVYQVRKKGTSEIYAMKVMRKDKIMEKNHAEYMKAERDILTKIDHPFIIQLRYSFQTKYRLYLVLDFINGGHLFFQLYHHGLFREELGRIYAAEIVSAVAHLHANGIMHRDLKPENILLDSDGHAMLTDFGLAKQLEENTRSNSMCGTVEYMPPEIVLGKGHDKAADWWSVGVLLFEMLTGKPPFTGNREKIQQKIVKEKIKLPSFLSSEAHSLLKALLHKDPSKRFGSGPLGSEDIKRHKWFKPINWKKLDARQIQPSFRPEVAGKHCIANFDKCWTDMSVVDSPAASPNAAGNPFTGFSYVRPASSFLQK; from the exons ATGGTTTCCTCTCAGCTACCTGGTTTGACCAAGGCCCACATGTGCAAACCAATTCAGACCCAGTTGCTTTTCCCCTTGGAAACAGTGGATGGTGCGGTTTCAGATCACCTCGAGcttgattttgatgatgtaTTTGGCCCTCTACCAGTTCAGACCTCAGTAGAAGTGAATTTGGCTAATTCTGCCTCGACTGAAGATGCTACTGAGCTTATTTATGACGATCCAGTGGTTATTCACAACCGATCACATTCTTTGGTTGGTCCCTCATCCTTTGTAAACCAATCATTGAAGCTCAGCAAACTGACTATAAGTGACACAGAAGATTCAGTGGAACTGGTAGAATGTGTCAAGGGAAATACCTTCAAAGAATTTCAGGAACCTTTTATTGATGATGGTGTCAACGAAAAGCCTCTTGAAATTATTGACGAGAACCCCATGAAGATTGAGAGTGTAGGCATTGAAGATTTTGAGGTTTTGAAGGTTGTTGGGCAGGGTGCATTTGCAAAAGTATATCAGGTTAGGAAGAAGGGGACATCAGAAATATATGCAATGAAGGTCATGCGGAAGGACAAGATCATGGAGAAAAATCATGCCGAATACATGAAAGCTGAGAGggatattttaacaaaaatcgATCATCCATTCATTATCCAACTTAGATACTCATTTCAG ACCAAATATAGACTATATCTTGTGCTGGATTTCATTAATGGTGGTCACCTTTTCTTTCAGCTCTATCACCATGGCCTTTTTAG agAGGAGTTGGGACGAATATATGCAGCTGAAATTGTTTCTGCGGTTGCTCACCTCCATGCAAATGGAATAATGCATAGGGATCTTAAACCTGAAAATATCCTATTGGACTCAGATGGCCAT GCTATGTTGACTGATTTTGGTCTTGCGAAGCAACTTGAGGAGAATACAAGATCTAATTCCATGTGTGGAACTGTGGAATACATGCCACCTGAAATAGTTCTTGGAAAGGGCCACGATAAGGCTGCAGACTGGTGGAGTGTGGGAGTCCTATTGTTTGAGATGCTTACTGGAAAG CCTCCTTTCACTGGGAATAGGGAGAAAATTCAGCAGAAGATTGTTAAGGAAAAGATCAAGTTGCCATCCTTTTTGTCAAGTGAAGCACATTCTCTGTTGAAAGCG CTGCTACATAAGGATCCAAGCAAGCGCTTTGGTAGTGGACCTTTGGGGAGTGAGGACATCAAGCGCCACAAATGGTTCAAGccaataaattggaaaaaacTGGACGCTCGGCAAATCCAACCAAGCTTTCGTCCTGAAGTTGCTGGGAAGCATTGCATTGCCAATTTTGACAAGTGCTGGACTGACATGTCAGTTGTGGATTCCCCAGCCGCTAGCCCAAATGCTGCTGGAAACCCCTTCACGGGCTTCAGCTATGTTAGGCCGGCCTCCTCTTTTCTCCAGAAGTAG